DNA from Bradyrhizobium diazoefficiens USDA 110:
GTGGCCGAGATCGCCGGTGCGGAACCAGCCGTTGCGGAACGCCTTCGCATTGGCTTCGGGGTTGTCGTAATAGCCGGCGAGCACCGCAGGACCGATTACGCAGATCTCGCCGCTCTGGTTCGCCCCGAGCTCGCGGCCCTCGTCGTCCTGGATCGAGACCTGCATACCGGTGCGCTCGAAGCCGCAAGTGCCGATCTTCGCATGCGGGCCGTCCTCGGGGTCGTGCAGCGCCGCCGGCAGCACGGTGATGTTGCCGGTGACCTCGCCCAATCCAAAATACTGCACGATGACCTTGCCGAGCTTCTTCAGCGCAGCCTTCTGGTCCTCGCGATACATCGGCGCGCCAGCATAGATCACGTGACGCAGCGAGGAGTGATCGTATTTGTCCGCGGCGGGATGCTCGACCATCATCTTCAGGATCGTCGGCACGGTGAAGAGATTGCTGACCCGATGCTTTTCGATCAGGCGGAACGCCTCGTCGATGTCGAATTTCTCGGTCGGCAGCAGCACGGTGCGTACACCGCGCGCGGTCTGCACCAGCTGATGCACGCCGGCGCCATGCGAGAGCGGCGCCACTACCAGCGAGGCATCGTCCTCGGTGACACCAGGCGTCAGGTCGGCGAGATGGTTGGTGACGACAAAGCCCATCTGGCCGTGGGTCAGCACCGCGGCCTTGGAGCGGCCCGTGGTGCCGGAGGTAAAGAAGAACCAGCAGGGATCGTCGTGCTCGACAGCGACGTTCTCGACCGCGTGCCCCGCATGCGATGCGATGGCATCTGCAACCGACGCCTCGCCGAACGCGCCCTTGCCGTCAATGCTCCAGGTGAACGCGAGCGCACCGCCGCTCACGGCCGCCGCGTGCTCGGGAAAATCGACGTGGCACAGAAACGCCTTCGCGCCGGAGGCCTGGGCGAGGTAGGAGACCTCGTCCGGCATCAGGCGGAAATTGGGGGGCACCCAGACCGCACCGAGCCTAAACGCTGCGAACATCGAGAAGAACATCTCATCGCCATTCTTGGAATGGACGAGGATGCGGTCGCCCTTCGCGATGCCGCGCGCGGCGAGCGCCGCCGCCAGTGCCGAGACCTGGGCGTCGATCTCGCGCCAGGTCCAGGACCTGTCACCCCAGACGAAACCGGGACGCGATCCATGCCGCCGCGCATTCTGGGTCAGCATGTGAGCGAGATTCATGACGCGGCGGGACATGCGCAGGGGCTGCATGGGGCTTCCTCTTCGACTGCGGACGGCGCGCAAGCCGCCCGCTCCTTGCTGCCCATTTATCGCCAACGCCCGCACCCCCGCAAGGCCGCCGGCCGCGCACCTGCTCTACGGCTGCTTGAACGCGAACGGCGTCGCCGTGATCGTCTTCTCCTTGACGCAGGCCTGCGCGCCAAAACCGCTGCAATAGCTGCCATGCAGATCGAACCGGATGGTGCGCGCGGCGCCGCGCTTCACCGGCGACGTCACGATCTTGTAGCTGCGGACATAGCCGTCGAACACGGGGCGCACGCTGCCATCCGGCAGCGTCACCAGGATGTCCATGACGCAGCCGCCGGTTCCGCAATAAGTGGTCTCGCGCTCCCCGCATTTTGTGTCGCGGAAATCGACGATGTAGTCGTCGCGGCCGTCACCGGTCAGGTCGATCCGGCGCACCGTGTCCGGCGCAAAGGTTACCGCGCCACCGTCCTGGCTGTCGCACTCCTCGTTGGCGTAGCGCAGCGCCTTCTGCACACCGGCTGGATAGTCGGCCGGGTTGAATGGTCTTGCGTCGTCGGCGCGCGCAGCGGTGACGAGCAGAGCGAGCAGGAGGATGAAACAGCGCATGCGCATTGGTCGTCGGCGATGCCGCAGTCGTTCAGGGATTTTTAAACATGATCGGCGCAACCTCAGCCAGTTCTCGCGTACAGAGTGCCGCATCATGGTCAAAGCGCCCGCCTTCCTCCTGTTGTCGCTGGCGCTTGCCGGATGTGCCGTCGCGCCGCAGGCGCATCTCGCTTCCGATCCGGCCTTCAGGCCTGCCCGCTTTGCCTGGGATGGTGCGGGCGAAGATCCCAATGAGCAGCGCCCCGCCTCGGGGCCATCGCGAACAACGCGATCCGCCGCGGTATCCGAGCGCAACAGTTCGCAAGCCGGACTTCAGCCCTATTCGAAGGAATGGTGGCAGGCGCAGGACGGTATCGAGGCCGAGCAGGACGCCAGGATCAACCGCGCCCTCGTCATCTGCCAGGGCTGCGTCCGCCAACAGCCGAGCGAGGACACGCGCGTGGCCAAGGCCGCGGACTGAAACACACCGGATTGAAGCGGCCGAGCCAGGCCGGGAGACCGCCGCGCCGGAGCCGGTGGGCAACGAGCCGGTCACGCGCGCCGACACGGATCGGCGCGATCATGCGCGAAGATCAACCGCCATTGATGAACGGCGATGCGCTGCGCCCTGCGCGATGTCTCGTTTTCAAACAACTATCGCCAAAAAACGCGGAAAAACGCGACATTTGCCTCGCAGGACGGCGGTCGCGCTCCGGTTGCATGTGCCGCGCGCAGGCTTGTTCCGGCGCAAGCTTCACGCTAGTTAATCGCTGCTTAATGCATTTGTTTGGCTGGCCCGGCGGCTGGCTCCCTGGTGGATATGCGCCGTTTCGGCGTGGAATGTGGTGAGTATGGGAAGAGTTGTTTTCATTGATTCCCGCGTTTCCGACATCGATGCCTTGCTGGACGGGCTGGCCCCGGACGAACAGGCCTTTGTCCTCAACGGCGCCAGCGACGGCTTC
Protein-coding regions in this window:
- a CDS encoding acyl-CoA synthetase, with the protein product MQPLRMSRRVMNLAHMLTQNARRHGSRPGFVWGDRSWTWREIDAQVSALAAALAARGIAKGDRILVHSKNGDEMFFSMFAAFRLGAVWVPPNFRLMPDEVSYLAQASGAKAFLCHVDFPEHAAAVSGGALAFTWSIDGKGAFGEASVADAIASHAGHAVENVAVEHDDPCWFFFTSGTTGRSKAAVLTHGQMGFVVTNHLADLTPGVTEDDASLVVAPLSHGAGVHQLVQTARGVRTVLLPTEKFDIDEAFRLIEKHRVSNLFTVPTILKMMVEHPAADKYDHSSLRHVIYAGAPMYREDQKAALKKLGKVIVQYFGLGEVTGNITVLPAALHDPEDGPHAKIGTCGFERTGMQVSIQDDEGRELGANQSGEICVIGPAVLAGYYDNPEANAKAFRNGWFRTGDLGHMDEEGFVYITGRASDMYISGGSNIYPREIEEKILTHPAVGEVAVLGVPDATWGEVGVAVCVAREGATAVTEAEMAAFLSPKVPRYKMPKRFFFWEALPKSGYGKVPKRMVRDELEARGLLDLDKTKTG